A stretch of DNA from Phycisphaerales bacterium:
TTTGGCCACATCTAGAGTGGTATGCCAACACCGATGGGGTTCCGACTGACGGTATGCCGCGCTGGCGTCTGTTTGGCAACTACACTGATGATCCGTTCCTTGAGCTCTTTGGTCTCAACGGCAACCTTGATTTCTGGGATGAAGCGTATGACGACACACAGAACTCAGAAATTCACCCTTGGGCGACACAGCAAGGGCGGTTGCGCTATTGGAACCTCAAAGGCAGTCGCCCTGATGATCCACTGGCAGGTTTGACCAACCTTGATCTCAGTGAAGAGCTTGAGTTAGCAGCGTATCACGGCCAGAATCGGCCTTATCAATTTTCAGAGCTGGAGAACTACACCCACTGGGAGGGACCTAGTTGGGCACAAATTGGACCACTGCGAGGTCGTAATAATCGAGCGGAAACAAGTGAGGGCCTCGGTCAGCTCAGTAACCAGCAGTTGGTCTTTGATAATCGCCGCAAGCTCACTGGCTATAACGGCGCTCGCAATGATGAATTGCCAGCGTGGCTGCGCTTCTCAAAGCGTCGTCCCAATCTCTTGACCCCTGATCAGTGGGATTATCCCGACGCGATTGAAGGAGCCAGTGAATTTCGCCGCGTCATGAACGAGTTTGATGATCAGCGCGGTTGGAAGCTTGACCTGCGCGAAGATCGTTTTCCCAACGGAGAGAGCCGGCCCCGGCTTGATAATGATCCTACTACTGGTTACTTGTCACTCTCGCAGCGTTTATCGCCAACCTTAATGATGGCTTTGACCGATGGTCCTGAGATGACCTTTGGTGCCGGTGCTTTTGGCGATGATCTTGATCCAGCCGCGCCGTACCACAGTTACTTTGGCGTGTATAACAGCGTTACAGATGAGGCCTATCGCAATACCCGTCGTTTGGCGGCCGCCTATGCTGCTAACATTTTGCAGTGGCGCGACAGTGACCAAGATCTCAAGTTAGTCGAAGCGGTACCGCTGCCAGATGTTGGCTTGCATCAACCCGAGTTGTATGCCGGTGGTAGTCAACCTGTTGATACCAATCAGATGCAGATGAACAATCGCTACTTCCTGGGCGTGGAGCCTCAGCCGTTCTTGCTAGAAGCGTTTGTGGCCCATGTGCATTCCGCGCAAGAGATACCCGAGCGAGATGAGCTTGGTATTCCTTACCGAGATGAAGACCAAGAAGCCAATACCGTCTTCGAGAATCCATATGGTCCTTGCGCCAATGGCACTGGTGGTTCAGCCACTCCACAGTCAACACCGGGTCCCAACGATCCGAATTGGCAAAGCACGATTGTGGTGGTTCAAATTGCCAACCCCTTTGATGTTGCTATTGACCTTTCTGATTATGTGATTGATGTGTTTGGTCAAGAGTTTGAAATAGCTGATTTGGTTGGGACGCCAACCGCAGACACGACTCAACAGCCAGCCTTCTTAGCCGAGCAGCTCTTGTTGCCACCTGGTACGCCTGAAGCGCCGTATACGGCGGTCTTCTATGCCATGGATGAAAATATCAGCCGAATAGTTCAGCAGGGGGCCAGTGCTGAGAGCTCTGAGCAAGATCCACTGGAACAACCGTGGATCGACTTCCTTGATCTCAAGGTGAAGCCCATTTGGACCAACGCGGTACAAGCGCCGACAGCCGGCTCGCCGGTCGTCGACTTGCCTTCTTATGACTATGACGATCCTAACAGCACGCCAACACTGCAGCCACTGGGGCCGCAAGGCCAAATGCAGGGGTCACTGGTGGTCAACGTGAACCGTGTACATGAAGAGCTCTTGTTGCCACCAGCATGGCGCACCTATCGCTGCTGGTATGACGATGAACTTGACAGTGTGGCTTCGCCAACAATTCAGCTCAAGCGTTATGTGGCGCCGATTCCCGTCCAGCAAGATGTGCCCGGTTCAGGTGGGCAGCAGCAAGCCCCGCCACTGGTCGTGGTTGATCGGCTTGATGACCCAAGTTGGAGCTATACCGGTGGCAATACACTGAGTTATGACTTTGATGAAACCTTTGCCGGTGCCATTCATGAGATGGGTGAAGACGTTGGTCAAATTCTGCAGGATGCCCCAACCCTGCCAATGAACAGTTATTTGAATCCCAATCAGTCACCTTCGCCTTATGAGCCTTCTGGGCTGACGCTTGATCAAAAGAACGATGCCGATCGTTTTACCCATTGGACACAGTGGGTGCGGGCTTCACGCAGTTGGGGATACGACCGTGATGGCAATGGTACGTATGATCCTGATGAGCGTAACCCGCGTTATGTCTTTGCTGATCGAGTGATTACCAAGCCAGCTCAAGTCACCGTCGATGTACCAGATGCTTCGGGGGCGCCGGTTGCGTACAGCGATCTTTCCTTCTTTGACGGTGAATCCGGTATTCCCAATCAAAGTCAAACAGGCAATGATGCTGCAGGGGATCCACTAAGCGGTTTGAAAGGTGGCCAGCGCTTCAACATGACCGAGGCGCCTGATGATGCGAATTTTGAAAATGGTCTGACAAACCCACGTGAAGCCTGGTTCCTTCGTGACTACTGGCCTGCCGGAGCAGGCGTTGATTTGAACGGGGCTCAGTCGCTCAGTGCGCGCAAGCCAACCTTCTTCAACTTCGCGATCGAGAAAACACCTGTGAGTGAGTTTGATCCGGAAGATGCAATCACATGGTCCATTCCCGATAAGGGTTGGTATGGGCAAGCTCAAGCCTCATCTGGTGGTACGGGTGAACCGCCTGAGTTCTCTCAAGAAGCGACCGTGGAGGATCTGGAGAGCGATGAAATTGAACTAGAACTGACCGGTAACTTTGATCGTTCCGCCAGCCGCTATTGGTATCCCATGCAAATGTTGCAGAAAGACTGGAACTTTGAGCAGGTTGGTGAACTCAACAACGTGTGGCTCTTTGGTCATGAAATTGCCATGCGCAATGGAACTGACTACGCCACCACCTTGACGACCTTCTCAGAGTTTATGAGTCGAGAAGAAGAGGATCTCACTGGCGCCGATGCCCAGGTGAACCGCCTGCGCGTCAAGCCGACGTTCAGTGGCACACCAGCAGATGATATTAGTCCTGCTCCAGCCTATAACTGGGGCGCTAATGCCGGCACTATTGGCGGCGCCTCAAATGTGCTTGACCCAACCGATCCGCGCTGGCAACAACCAGTGGTGCCCATGGGCAGCCGTGTCTTTGATGCCTTTGTCTGTGACGGGCTTGGTGAAGTCTATGACATCAACAATGACTTCAAGGTGGATCAGATCGATCGTCAGGAGATGGCCGATTTTCGTTTCTCTAACGCCAATGGTTTTACTGGCAAGTCGACGCCGGGTTTGGTCAATGTCAATACCGCCACTGTTGAAGTGCTGCGAGCATTGCCGAACATGTTTAAGGCGGTCCACATGGACTACAATGAGAAGTTAGATACCTGGGGCTCAGCGGCTGTTGATATGAACCCCCGTGTCGGTGTGCCTGAGTCCATTATTCATTACCGTGATTTACTTGGCGGAGCCAACATTGTGGATATTGGTAGTGGGCCGGAGATTGGTACTGATGAAACCGGCTATCGCAATGGCCCCTGGTATCACACCCGTGGTACGCGCTGGCGCAGTCCTGCAGGACTCGGCGGTACAGAGCCTCTGGTCGATAACATGCGCGATGAGCCAGGTATTACTTCGATTGGTGAATTGCTTTTGCTTGATCGCCCTGGGGCCAGCCCCTTTGGTGGTAGCCATGACTTTGATGGTTTTGCATTCAACTATTCTGCTGACGCCAGTTGGACACCCGTGGATCGCTATTTGAGTTCTGATGGCTACCGTATTGGCTTTGCAGCGTTGGACCCATTCCGTGTCAATGACACACAGCTCGGTGGTGGTTTTAACGATACTGATGGTGATGGTCTTCCTGATGCCGATACAGGCCCCATGAGTTCTATGGATGGTTTGCCAAGTTACAGTCGTGGTTCACTTGGCGCCTATCTCTCGACCGACAGGCAGACCACACATGACCCCTATGCCAATGGATCAGCGTCTGGCCAGGAACAGTACCTGGGCGATCGTGTCTCCAGTGACAGTGAAGAGGCCAACTTGCTGTTCTCGGGCATCTCGAATCTGATTACCACACGAAGTGACCTGTTCTTGGTCTACTTCAATGTGCGTGGCTTCAAAGAGACCCGCTACCCAGACGGTACGATCGGCTGGGACGCCACCAATAAGGATGCCATTGTTGATGAAAGCCGTTGGGTCATGATCGTCGATCGCAGTGAGGTCGAGTCGCCCAGCGACGAGCCGCGTATTCTTCTTTTGGAGCGTGTCGACAACTAACCGGCTGGGGGTATCTTCCGCCCAGCAGTAAATTTACAACCGCCGCGCCCCGTCACGCTCATCCGCTTCGAGCTGCGGGGCGTGGTCTTTTTTGGTTGGTCAAGAGGCGCTGACTGAGGCGTGTGTCAGGTGGGGTTGATTCTGTCAGGCGTAGCCGAGTTGGTGTTCTTTGGGTACGCTTTAGCAGCCATGTTGATGACACTCGCCACTGAATATGTTGACATTCTCCTCGCCGCATTTGGGCAGATGGCTTCTGAGCACTCTGAGCAAATGATGGAGGCCACCCGAGCGCAGCAAGAGGCTTCGGGTGTTGTTCAAACACCCATTCCCGGCGAAAAAGTTGAGGCGCTTACCAGTGTGGGGGCGGCATTAGTTCCACAAGGCCTCAGTGAACTCAACAGTGCTGTTGGCGGCCTTGAGTTTGCCTTGGCGGTGGTGGTGAGTCTGACCGCGCTGGCAGCCTGGATCAATGATCGGTTCTTCCGTGTGCCGGCGGCCATTGTGGCTTTGGTGTCTGGCGCGGTGTATGCGCTGGTGACACTTCTTCTCGTAAAAACTGGGGTGGTTGATTCTAATTACCTGAAGAACTTATTAGAGACCTATCAGTTTCAAGATCTGGTGTTGCATGGACTGCTTGGATTTATTCTTTTCGCGGCGGCATTGCAGGTTGATTTAGGCAAACTCAGAAGCGCGGCTTGGGGCATTGCCTACTTGTCAACGCTTGGGGTGGTTATTTTTATATTGCTGTTTGGGACCATGATCTGGTGTGTCATCACGGGCATGAATTACGTCTGGCCAGGCGAGATCAAACCTTTTGTATGGATCGGTTGTATCGTCATGGCCGCGATCATTGCGCCCACTGATGCTGCGGCGGTGATCTCAATTATGCGGCGTGTCAAAGCGCCAGAAAAATTACGTCTGACAGTGGCTGGTGAATCACTGTTCAACGATGCGGTAAGTATTGTGCTGTTTCTCGTAGCTGCCCAGCTGTACTTGTCGACCGAGTCGGTTCATGCAGGTGATATTGCATTGCAGTTGACGCGCGAGCTGGTTGGTGGGTTTGTATTGGGTGGTGTGTTGGCCCTTATTGGCCTCGGTATGCTGCGGAGCACTATTAATTCAAGCACGCGTGTCTTGATTACCTTGGGTATTGTCTTAGCTGGAACTTGCGCTGCCATTGTTCTCAAGACATCGGGACCGTTGGCGATGGTGGTGGCGGGCATTTTGATCGGTGAATTTGCCAAGGGTGGTACGCCCAAATCGCGGCACACGACAGCCAGCTTCTGGGACGTGATCGATCAAGCCCTCAACGGCATTCTGTTTATGCTCTTGGGCCTGGAGTTGCTGCAACTGACTTGGAAGCCTGCGGTGATAATAGCCTCGTTTGTTGTCTTCTGGTTTATTCTGGTGGCTCGTTACTTGAGTTTATGGTTGCCTGGGCTTCTTGTTGGACCCGAAAATCGTTTCTCGCAAGGCCAGCTCATCTTGCTGACCTGGTGTGGGCTGCGCGGTGGGGTATCAGTCGCGTTAGCCCTGGCCTTAGGGTCGGAAGCGGTGATCGCTGGAATGATGGATGGAGAGATGCGTGAGAAATTTGATACCCACATTCATCCATCGATCATCTTGTCTGCTTTTATTTTGGTGACCATGTCGATGTTGCTGCAGGGTCTCACAGCGCCGATGGTGGTGCGATGGGTAGCACGACGCGAAGAAAAGGCTGACTAAGTCAGACTTCTCGTTTATGAGTTTGTTTTGTCGACCCCACCAAAGCGGCGGTCGCGGCTGGCATAATCGCGAATCGCTTTGTGTAAGTCTTCATCGCAAAAATCTGGCCAATACGTGTCAGTGACATGAATCTCGGCGTAGCTGATTTGCCAGAGCAAATAGTTTGAGATGCGATGTTCGCCAGCGGTGCGGATCAGAAGATCTGGATCAGGCTGTCCTGCGGTATAGAGGTGATCTGAAACCAACTGCTCGGTAATTGCGTCACGGTCCAGTTTGCCGCTGGCTACCTTGTTGGCGATGGCGGTGACGGCATCAGTGATCTCTTGGCGTGAGCTGTAGTTGACCGCCAAGTTGAGTGTCAGGCCGGTGCAGTGGCTGGTCGCTTCAATCGTTTCATCGACCGCGGCGAGCACGGCGGGGTCAAGGCCCTCACGGCGGCCAATTTGTTGGAATCGCACGTTGTTGCGGATGAGCTCGTCGCGTTCCTTGGCAAGGTACTCCAAGTACAGCGACATCAGGGCGCTGACCTCTTCGGGCGGTCGCTTCCAGTTTTCAATTGAAAAGGAATACATCGTCATGGTGTCGATGTGCAGGTGCCCGGCTGCGATAATGATGTCGCGTGTGACAGGAGCGCCAGCTCGGTGGCCACTGATGCGCGGCTTGCCATGCTCGAGTGCCCAGCGTCCGTTGCCGTCCATGATGATGGCAATATGTTTGGGGCGCCGCTCCAGCGGCACGTCGGGCAGGGGATCTTGCGCGGGCTCAGTGCGCTGTTGAGAGGTTGGTGTCGAAGCGTTGCTGGGCATATCTGCTCTATGGTAGTGGGTTGCTGATCGCCTTGTTACACAAGCGTGACAATAGATCTCGCTTGGCGGCGTTGAACATCTGAAGGGTCAAACATCTGTTGATTGTAAACCATGCTGATTGGCAAGGAGTCTATCAATGCGCCGTTCTCTGTCTCAAAAGAAGCTTGAAATCCGCTTTGGTCGGTTTTGCGGGTATCCATTCTCTCTCGACGATTGCTTCAGGCGAAGTGGGCCGACGACATTTGTCGGACATTTGCTCCTGATTGGTGTGCTTTGGGGGGCATGGAGCGACCCATTGGTGGCCCAAGATCAGATGACGCCGCTGGCCGAAACCACTGTGGTTGGTGTTGATTATCTTGATGCTGGCGCTTTGGCTCAAGCGACTGGCCCTGAATGGGTCAAGTTGCGTGATCAAGCGCTGTCGCTTGATGCGGTGTCGTTCGAGGCGTTGATCGCCGAGCTTGGCGCGCCAGAGGCGCCACTTGACTACCACGCCACGGCATCACTGCTTCTTGCATGGCAGCGCGCCCCAGAACTGGGCGCCTTTCTGGATGTTGAAATTCAAGCCAATCTCGAGGCTGATGGGTATTTGCCGCGGCCTTACATTCGCGGAATGGAGGGGAAGCGTGCGTTTGTGGTCAGAACACCACCGCCTGGCTTCGATGCGAAATACAGGAAAACACTGTGGTTTGGTACGGGGGCCTACTTGCAAGCGACTAGGCAGGTCAAGCACGATGCGTTTCTATTTTCGCTCGAGCGTCACTGGAAGCGTAACGATTTACCCTCTTATCTACGTGGCATTGAAAGGGTCGAGCCGGAGGGTACGGTAGAAGACAGTGGCAAAGGGGTTGATCAAGATTCTCTCTGGCGTGAAGAGGTTGAGATCTATCTCTTTACGCTAGAGCAACGGCCTTCAGCGATGACAGGGCGAGGTCAGCGACTTATCACACACTACGCGCGGGCGAACCCACAAGACAGCCGTGTCATTCCGGCGCTGAGCCAGGCGATTCTTGCTTGCGATCGCAAGATTTTGTTTGGTGATGATCCCAAGGGTGCA
This window harbors:
- a CDS encoding isoprenyl transferase; translated protein: MPSNASTPTSQQRTEPAQDPLPDVPLERRPKHIAIIMDGNGRWALEHGKPRISGHRAGAPVTRDIIIAAGHLHIDTMTMYSFSIENWKRPPEEVSALMSLYLEYLAKERDELIRNNVRFQQIGRREGLDPAVLAAVDETIEATSHCTGLTLNLAVNYSSRQEITDAVTAIANKVASGKLDRDAITEQLVSDHLYTAGQPDPDLLIRTAGEHRISNYLLWQISYAEIHVTDTYWPDFCDEDLHKAIRDYASRDRRFGGVDKTNS
- a CDS encoding sodium:proton antiporter, with product MTLATEYVDILLAAFGQMASEHSEQMMEATRAQQEASGVVQTPIPGEKVEALTSVGAALVPQGLSELNSAVGGLEFALAVVVSLTALAAWINDRFFRVPAAIVALVSGAVYALVTLLLVKTGVVDSNYLKNLLETYQFQDLVLHGLLGFILFAAALQVDLGKLRSAAWGIAYLSTLGVVIFILLFGTMIWCVITGMNYVWPGEIKPFVWIGCIVMAAIIAPTDAAAVISIMRRVKAPEKLRLTVAGESLFNDAVSIVLFLVAAQLYLSTESVHAGDIALQLTRELVGGFVLGGVLALIGLGMLRSTINSSTRVLITLGIVLAGTCAAIVLKTSGPLAMVVAGILIGEFAKGGTPKSRHTTASFWDVIDQALNGILFMLLGLELLQLTWKPAVIIASFVVFWFILVARYLSLWLPGLLVGPENRFSQGQLILLTWCGLRGGVSVALALALGSEAVIAGMMDGEMREKFDTHIHPSIILSAFILVTMSMLLQGLTAPMVVRWVARREEKAD